The following proteins come from a genomic window of Larimichthys crocea isolate SSNF chromosome III, L_crocea_2.0, whole genome shotgun sequence:
- the LOC104933656 gene encoding TBC1 domain family member 10A — translation MADTENGRQPPDTRSIRSIRTVSSSHIDDESSLGSDSEINGFTSDRQTDKYGFIGGAQQYTEASAKDVPPEVLRQREVKWLDMLSHWDKWMIKRFNKVRLRCQKGIPPSLRGRAWLYLSGGKMKKEQNQGKFQELDSEPGDPKWLDTIEKDLHRQFPFHEMFVSRGGHGQQDLFRVLKAYTLYRPEEGYCQAQAPIAAVLLMHMPAEDAFWGLVQICEKYLPGYYSPGLEAIQLDGEILFALLRRVSPLAFRHLEKHKIDPIFYMTEWFMCAFSRTLPWASVLRVWDMFLCDGVKIIFRVGLVLLKCMLGTREKLKACQGQYETMELLRAIEPRYMQESFLVREILEVPVTARDVERENHTQLKRWKKNRGELNFKSPPRMHGARLIMLAEPPRRQDLRQNPTILLEMPPPASQLKKGKEEKKSKKKKSMKKSKPIEEIPNPYSLPTDPPPPPPPTDPPAPPTDPPAPPTDPPAPPTDPPAPPPVSSEPPETVPQTETDSPQQQEQERAPPTDLHPAKESPLQRSTQSLSSTEQDTYL, via the exons ATGGCCGACACGGAGAACGGCCGCCAGCCGCCGGACACGCGGAGCATCCGGAGCATCCGGACCGTCAGCAGCAGCCACATCGACGACGAGAGCTCGCTGGGATCCGACTCGGAGATCAACGGCTTCACCAGCGACAGGCAGACCGACAAGTATGGATTCATCGGCGGGGCGCAGCAGTACACGGAGGCGTC agctAAGGATGTGCCTCCAGAGGTCCTCAGGCAAAGAGAGGTGAAGTGGCTGGACATGCTCAGCCACTGGGACAAGTGGATGATCAAGAGATTCAATAAG GTGAGGCTGCGGTGCCAAAAAGGAATCCCTCCTTCCCTCCGAGGCCGTGCATGGCTGTATCTGTCAGGAGGGAAGATGAAGAAGGAGCAGAACCAAGGAAAGTTTCAG GAGCTGGATAGCGAGCCCGGGGACCCCAAGTGGCTCGATACGATCGAGAAAGACCTCCATCGACAGTTTCCTTTCCACGAGATGTTTGTGTCACGGGGAGGACACGG GCAGCAGGACCTGTTCCGTGTTCTTAAGGCCTACACTCTGTACAGACCAGAGGAGGGATACTGCCAGGCTCAGGCTCCCATCGCTGCTGTGTTGCTCATGCACATGCCCGCTGAG gaTGCCTTCTGGGGACTGGTCCAAATTTGTGAGAAATATCTTCCTGGTTACTACAGTCCTGGCCTG GAAGCCATACAGCTAGACGGAGAGATCCTGTTCGCTCTGCTGCGACGCGTCTCCCCGCTGGCCTTCCGACATCTGGAGAAACACAAGATCGACCCCATCTTCTACATGACTGAATGGTTTATGTGCGCCTTCTCCAGGACGCTGCCCTGGGCCTCGGTGCTGCGTGTCTGGGACATGTTCCTCTGCGACG gagtGAAGATTATCTTCCGTGTGGGTTTGGTGCTGCTGAAATGCATGCTGGGTACCCGGGAGAAGCTGAAGGCCTGCCAGGGCCAGTATGAAACCATGGAGCTGCTCAGGGCCATCGAGCCTCGATACATGCAGGAGAGCTTCCTGGTCCGAGAG ATTCTGGAGGTGCCGGTGACGGCGCGAGACGTGGAAAGGGAGAATCACACCCAGCTGAAGCGCTGGAAGAAGAACCGCGGGGAGCTGAACTTCAAATCGCCCCCGAGGATGCACGGCGCTCGCCTCATCATGCTGGCCGAGCCGCCGAGGCGCCAGGACCTCCGGCAGAACCCCACCATCCTGCTCGAGATGCCTCCGCCCGCCTCGCAGCTCAAGAAgggcaaagaggagaagaagagcaagaagaagaagagcatgAAGAAATCCAAGCCCATCGAGGAGATCCCCAATCCTTACTCTCTTCCCACTGAccctccgcctccacctccacctacaGACCCACCAGCCCCACCTACAGACCCACCAGCACCACCTACAGACCCACCAGCCCCACCTACAGACCCACCAGCCCCGCCTCCAGTCAGCAGCGAGCCCCCGGAGACTGTGCcacagactgaaacagactcacctcagcagcaggagcaggagcgaGCACCTCCTACAGACCTTCACCCCGCCAAAGAATCTCCTTTGCAGCGATCCACGCAAAGCCttagcagcacagagcaggacACATACCTGTAG